From Diospyros lotus cultivar Yz01 chromosome 4, ASM1463336v1, whole genome shotgun sequence, a single genomic window includes:
- the LOC127799096 gene encoding sodium/hydrogen exchanger 2-like, with the protein MGVGLGFLLTKMNEISASDHTSVVSINLFVALLCACIVIGHLLEETRWMNESITALLIGVCTGIVILLISGGKSSHLLVFSEDLFFIYLLPPIIFNAGFQVKKKQFFRNFTTIMLFGAIGTLISFAIISCGAMNFFKKMSIGDLEIGDYLAIGAIFSATDSVCTLQVLNQDETPLLYSLVFGEGVVNDATSVVLFNAIQSFDLSHIDSSTFFQLVGNFLYLFFASTLLGVMVGLLSAYIIKKLYFGRHSTDREFALMMLMAYLSYMVAELFYLSAILTVFFCGIVMSHYTWHNVTESSRITTKHAFATLSFVCEIFIFLYVGMDALDIEKWKFVHDSPGKSVAVSSILMGLIMVGRAAFVFPLSFLSNLTRKSPFEKIGLKQQVTIWWAGLMRGAVSMALAYNQFTRGGHTQLPGNAFMITSTITVVLFSTVVFGLLTKPLVRFLLPSPKNLTRMLSSEPTTPKSFVMPLLSNGESEADLPGHHIARPTSLRMLLSTPTRTVHYYWRKFDNAFMRPVFGGRGFVAYVPGSPTEQSGLNLQ; encoded by the exons ATGGGAGTTGGTTTAGGTTTTCTGTTGACGAAGATGAATGAAATATCTGCTTCTGATCACACCTCGGTGGTGTCGATAAACCTGTTTGTGGCTCTTCTATGTGCATGTATCGTGATTGGGCATCTGTTGGAGGAGACCCGGTGGATGAATGAGTCTATTACGGCACTCTTAATT GGTGTGTGCACTGGAATTGTTATCCTGCTAATCAGTGGAGGCAAAAGTTCTCATCTTTTAGTTTTCAGCGAAGATCTTTTCTTCATATACCTTCTTCCACCCATCATTTTCAATGCAGG GTTTCAAGTAAAGAAGAAACAATTTTTTCGCAACTTCACAACTATCATGCTGTTTGGTGCTATTGGTACTCTGATATCCTTTGCCATCATCTCCTGTG GTGCCATGAACTTCTTCAAGAAAATGAGTATTGGTGATCTTGAAATTGGAGATTACCTGG CAATTGGAGCAATTTTTTCGGCGACAGATTCCGTTTGCACCTTGCAG GTGCTTAATCAGGATGAGACACCCCTACTCTACAGTCTAGTCTTTGGCGAAGGAGTTGTGAATGATGCCACATCAGTAGTGCTTTTCAATGCGATTCAGAGCTTTGACCTATCTCATATAGACTCTAGCACATTTTTCCAACTTGTTGgcaatttcttatatttgtttttcGCAAGCACTCTGCTGGGAGTTATG GTTGGATTGCTAAGTGCATACATCATCAAGAAGCTTTATTTTGGGAG GCACTCAACTGATCGTGAGTTTGCTCTTATGATGCTTATGGCATACCTTTCATACATGGTGGCAGAA CTGTTTTACTTGAGTGCAATTCTCACTGTCTTCTTCTGTGGGATTGTGATGTCGCACTATACCTGGCATAATGTCACTGAGAGTTCAAGAATCACTACCAA GCATGCTTTTGCAACACTGTCATTTGTTTGTGAGATATTTATCTTTCTCTATGTTGGTATGGATGCTTTGGACATTGAGAAGTGGAAATTTGTACATGACAG CCCAGGAAAATCAGTTGCAGTGAGCTCTATACTAATGGGGCTGATTATGGTGGGAAGAGCAGCCTTTGTTTTCCCATTATCATTTCTATCCAACCTGACCAGGAAGTCTCCATTCGAGAAAATTGGCTTAAAGCAGCAG GTTACTATATGGTGGGCTGGTCTTATGAGAGGTGCTGTTTCTATGGCCCTTGCCTATAATCAG TTTACAAGGGGAGGTCATACCCAGTTGCCTGGGAATGCTTTCATGATCACGAGTACCATCACAGTTGTTCTCTTCAGCACAGTG GTGTTCGGGTTATTAACTAAACCTTTGGTGAGATTCTTGCTGCCTTCACCAAAGAACTTGACAAGAATGCTGTCCTCTGAACCCACCACTCCCAAGTCCTTCGTCATGCCACTTCTTTCCAATGGGGAGTCAGAAGCTGATCTGCCTGGCCATCATATTGCCCGCCCAACCAGCTTGCGGATGCTTCTGTCCACGCCTACTCGTACCGTGCACTACTATTGGCGAAAATTTGACAATGCCTTCATGAGGCCTGTTTTCGGCGGACGGGGTTTTGTAGCGTATGTTCCTGGCTCTCCTACTGAACAAAGTGGGCTTAATTTACAATGA